A single region of the Triticum dicoccoides isolate Atlit2015 ecotype Zavitan chromosome 2B, WEW_v2.0, whole genome shotgun sequence genome encodes:
- the LOC119368600 gene encoding UPF0481 protein At3g47200-like: MEHIVHLPHATEEQRPLAADVAVNGDDEERTWTWVLDVEKALRGGGGTPTMTMQQRQQWRTTSCIYLVPERNRKLNITAYTPQLVSFGPFHHGLASLRPMEEHKHRALLHFLRRACKPLSEFVAAMEGAAEQLEGMYQGLPAEWRDRRRLVRLMVLDGCFMLEVVRAATATAENDYHVDDPVFGWHGAVNTIPYVRRDMLLIENQLPLLVLLKLITVESGRPDPSGIKRQVLKFLSPSTQLMDDVVPEGLHPLQLFRWSRVAEQRSTLDPATNPGDVPSHQHQLDQVPAEAEQRSDISAMDLRDAGIHLRKLSSKKISDIRLAGHVLSLPTLTVNELTEPIFVNLVAFERLHVGLSSPFRLTAYLFFMCKVVKTAEDVAFLRSKGIIRNALDDGHKVAELFARMSADLHVYPPEEGGRLVILHQQLEKYCQEKWRIWRAHIARTYFRSPWAPLSLAGSVFFLTMTAANNIYNLLRVRH; the protein is encoded by the exons ATGGAGCACATCGTGCATCTACCACACGCCACCGAAGAGCAACGACCGCTCGCCGCCG ACGTGGCCGTGAATGGCGATGACGAGGAACGCACGTGGACGTGGGTGCTGGACGTGGAGAAGGCGCTGAGAGGAGGAGGCGGCACGCCCACGATGACGATGCAGCAGCGGCAGCAGTGGAGGACGACGTCGTGCATCTACCTTGTCCCGGAGCGCAACAGGAAGCTAAACATCACCGCCTACACGCCGCAGCTGGTGTCCTTCGGCCCCTTCCACCATGGCCTCGCCTCCCTCCGgcccatggaggagcacaagcacagGGCCCTCCTGCACTTCCTCCGGCGCGCCTGCAAGCCCCTCAGCGAGTTCGTGGCGGCCATGGAGGGCGCGGCGGAGCAGCTGGAGGGCATGTACCAGGGCCTCCCAGCCGAGTGGCGCGACAGGCGGCGCTTGGTGCGGCTCATGGTCCTGGACGGCTGCTTCATGCTGGAGGTGGTGAGGGCGGCCACCGCGACGGCGGAGAACGACTACCACGTGGACGACCCCGTCTTCGGCTGGCACGGCGCCGTCAACACCATACCCTACGTCCGCCGCGACATGCTCCTCATCGAGAACCAGCTGCCGCTGCTTGTGCTGCTCAAGCTTATCACCGTCGAGAGCGGGCGACCAGATCCG AGTGGGATCAAGAGGCAAGTGCTCAAGTTCTTGTCGCCGAGCACCCAGCTGATGGACGATGTCGTCCCCGAGGGGCTCCACCCTCTCCAGCTTTTCCGGTGGAGCCGCGTCGCCGAGCAGAGGAGCACACTAGACCCGGCGACAAACCCAGGCGACGTGCCTTCTCATCAGCACCAGCTGGACCAGGTGCCCGCGGAGGCAGAGCAGAGGAGCGACATCTCGGCAATGGACCTGCGGGACGCCGGCATCCACCTGAGGAAGCTGTCCTCCAAGAAGATCAGCGACATCCGCCTCGCTGGCCACGTGCTCAGCCTGCCGACGCTCACCGTCAACGAGCTGACGGAGCCCATCTTCGTGAACCTGGTCGCGTTCGAGCGACTGCACGTCGGGCTCAGCTCGCCCTTCCGCCTCACCGCCTACCTCTTCTTCATGTGCAAGGTCGTCAAGACCGCCGAGGACGTCGCTTTTCTGAGATCCAAGGGGATCATCAGGAACGCGCTGGACGACGGCCACAAGGTGGCGGAGCTGTTCGCCAGGATGTCGGCTGACCTGCATGTGTACCCGCCCGAGGAAGGCGGCAGGCTGGTCATCCTGCACCAGCAGCTTGAGAAATACTGCCAGGAGAAGTGGCGCATATGGCGGGCGCACATCGCTCGGACCTACTTCAGGAGCCCATGGGCGCCCCTCTCCCTTGCCGGCAGCGTCTTCTTCCTCACCATGACCGCAGCAAACAACATCTACAATTTACTGCGGGTGCGGCACTGA